A single region of the Streptomyces vilmorinianum genome encodes:
- a CDS encoding DUF6230 family protein — protein MPAVVAIGVMASVMAEGALAASFAVSGTSFQVSSGKLTSQGLASYVHTDRSADGRGHPVALLGIGDARLSDICQAAEVDTPVGKVVFKLTAGGEAGEVTASNLVIDGEDLSGNARFGTAEIGRDASTLDQVPGVKGPRGKFGLQAGDIEVVGVKSHAWSATGGNFRLKGMKVDVSIGGPKCF, from the coding sequence ATGCCCGCCGTGGTCGCGATCGGCGTCATGGCCTCCGTGATGGCCGAGGGGGCGCTCGCCGCCTCCTTCGCCGTCTCCGGCACCAGCTTCCAGGTCTCGTCCGGGAAGCTGACCAGCCAGGGGCTCGCCTCCTACGTCCACACCGACCGCTCCGCCGACGGCCGGGGCCATCCGGTCGCCCTGCTGGGCATCGGCGACGCCCGGCTCAGCGACATCTGTCAGGCCGCCGAGGTGGACACCCCGGTCGGCAAGGTCGTCTTCAAGCTCACCGCGGGCGGCGAGGCCGGCGAGGTCACGGCGAGCAATCTGGTCATCGACGGCGAGGACCTCAGCGGGAACGCGCGCTTCGGCACCGCGGAGATCGGCCGTGACGCCTCGACGCTCGACCAGGTGCCGGGGGTGAAGGGCCCCCGGGGGAAGTTCGGACTCCAGGCCGGTGACATCGAGGTCGTCGGGGTGAAGTCGCACGCCTGGTCGGCCACCGGCGGCAACTTCCGGCTGAAGGGGATGAAGGTCGATGTGAGCATCGGCGGCCCGAAGTGCTTCTGA
- a CDS encoding TetR/AcrR family transcriptional regulator encodes MNNSQQRGTTERSQVRRSELIATGRKLFADTSYDALSMDDIAQHAGVAKGLIYYYFKSKRGYYLAIVEESVSDLVARAASDTELPRRERVERTIDGYLRYAQHHQAAYRTIVTGGVGFDTEVQAIRDTVREELIATIAEGAYGRREIPRLARLALLGWLSSVEGITLAWLADLEPERETVCALLVRLLRGTLAAIGEYVPECPAPEEES; translated from the coding sequence TTGAATAATAGTCAACAGCGCGGAACGACCGAACGATCCCAGGTGCGGCGCTCCGAACTCATCGCGACCGGGCGGAAGTTGTTCGCCGACACCTCGTATGACGCGCTGTCCATGGACGACATCGCGCAGCACGCGGGCGTGGCGAAGGGGCTGATCTACTACTACTTCAAGAGCAAGCGCGGCTACTACCTCGCGATCGTCGAGGAGTCCGTCTCCGACCTCGTCGCCCGGGCCGCGTCCGACACCGAACTCCCGCGCCGCGAACGCGTGGAGCGCACGATCGACGGCTACCTCCGCTACGCCCAGCACCACCAGGCGGCCTACCGCACGATCGTGACCGGCGGCGTCGGCTTCGACACCGAGGTCCAGGCGATCCGGGACACCGTGCGCGAGGAGCTGATCGCCACGATCGCCGAGGGCGCCTACGGCCGCCGCGAGATCCCGCGCCTCGCCCGCCTCGCCCTTCTCGGCTGGCTGAGCAGCGTCGAGGGCATCACCCTCGCCTGGCTCGCCGACCTGGAGCCGGAGCGGGAGACGGTGTGCGCGCTGCTGGTCAGGCTGCTGCGGGGCACCCTGGCGGCGATCGGGGAGTACGTCCCCGAGTGCCCGGCCCCGGAGGAGGAGAGCTGA
- a CDS encoding acyl-CoA dehydrogenase family protein: MPDRAPQTVERRLPTEEAGDLFALVREIAEREIAPRAAEEEDAGHFPRELFSLLSASGLLGLPYDSEYGGGDQPYAVHLQVLEELAAARLTVGLGVSVHSLSCHALANFGTKEQRAAHLPAMLGGGLLGAYCLSEPASGSDAASLRTKAVRDGDAWVLTGTKAWITHGGIADFYTVMARTGGEGPKGITAFLVPGDADGLSAAAPERKMGMKGSPTAQLHFDGVRIPDARRVGEEGQGFTIALSALDSGRLGIAACAVGVAQAALDMAVSYARERRQFGRPIADFQGLRFLLADMATRIEAGRALYLEAARLRDEGRPFGRQAAMAKLFCTDAAMQITTDAVQVLGGYGYTADFPVERYMREAKVLQIVEGTNQIQRMVIARHLVGPESR, from the coding sequence ATGCCCGACCGCGCCCCGCAGACCGTGGAACGCCGGCTGCCCACCGAGGAGGCCGGGGATCTGTTCGCCCTGGTCCGGGAGATCGCCGAGCGGGAGATCGCGCCCCGCGCCGCCGAGGAGGAGGACGCGGGACACTTCCCCCGGGAGCTCTTCTCGCTGCTCTCCGCCTCCGGACTGCTCGGACTGCCGTACGACTCCGAGTACGGCGGGGGCGACCAGCCGTACGCCGTCCACCTCCAGGTCCTCGAAGAGCTCGCCGCCGCCCGCCTCACCGTCGGCCTCGGCGTCAGCGTCCACTCCCTGTCCTGCCACGCGCTCGCGAACTTCGGCACCAAGGAACAGCGGGCCGCCCATCTGCCGGCGATGCTGGGCGGCGGCCTGCTCGGCGCGTACTGCCTCTCGGAGCCGGCCTCCGGGTCCGACGCGGCCTCGCTGCGCACGAAGGCGGTCCGGGACGGCGACGCCTGGGTGCTCACCGGTACCAAGGCGTGGATCACCCATGGCGGGATCGCCGACTTCTACACCGTCATGGCCCGCACCGGCGGGGAGGGCCCGAAGGGGATCACCGCGTTCCTGGTCCCCGGGGACGCGGACGGGCTGAGCGCGGCCGCCCCGGAGCGGAAGATGGGGATGAAGGGCTCACCCACCGCCCAGCTCCACTTCGACGGGGTGCGGATTCCCGACGCGCGCCGCGTCGGTGAGGAGGGGCAGGGCTTCACGATCGCGCTGTCCGCCCTGGACTCCGGGCGGCTCGGGATCGCGGCCTGCGCCGTGGGGGTCGCGCAGGCGGCCCTGGACATGGCGGTCTCGTACGCACGCGAGCGGCGGCAGTTCGGCCGGCCGATCGCCGACTTCCAGGGGCTTCGCTTCCTGCTCGCGGACATGGCCACCCGGATCGAGGCCGGCCGGGCGCTGTACCTGGAGGCGGCGCGGCTGCGCGACGAGGGCCGGCCCTTCGGGCGGCAGGCGGCGATGGCGAAGCTCTTCTGCACGGACGCGGCCATGCAGATCACCACGGACGCGGTGCAGGTGCTCGGCGGCTACGGGTACACCGCGGACTTCCCGGTCGAGCGGTACATGCGCGAGGCGAAGGTGCTGCAGATCGTCGAGGGCACCAATCAGATCCAGCGCATGGTCATCGCGCGCCACCTTGTCGGACCAGAGTCCCGCTGA
- a CDS encoding DUF7064 domain-containing protein, with the protein MSVYRHVDDRPVALDEYPVHQAPLSMKHHVSGDRNVYDRCIFHVFDHRGRALLIAGLGVYPNTGVIDAYATLRTGDRLHAVRASDALGDDRMNLAVGPLRVTVDEPLKTLTLRCEPDPADPEGLSFDLTWTGDFPTVWEPHHTQRRGDRLTLEGRRFVQAGHCTGTIRAGGEEFAVTAGEWTGTRDRSWGVRPIPGEEPGRAEEFRPEGFHWLWIPMRFDDRFVMVVAQEDADGYRTLNEAVLVRNGQRDTQLGWPRTDITYRPGTRHPERAVVHLTDPAGKPQDVEVEILASSPLAVGAGYPPATDWQHGTWQGRDWTDRRVYDLSDPAAHPMAAFGVTDHAARFTLEGRTGYGIFEHGSFGRHDPSGFVDYSSVAQ; encoded by the coding sequence ATGTCTGTGTACCGGCACGTCGACGACCGTCCCGTCGCGCTCGACGAATACCCCGTGCACCAGGCGCCGCTCTCGATGAAGCACCACGTCAGCGGCGACCGCAACGTCTACGACCGATGCATCTTCCATGTCTTCGACCACCGGGGGCGCGCCCTGCTCATCGCCGGGCTCGGCGTGTACCCCAACACCGGGGTCATCGACGCCTATGCCACCCTCCGCACCGGCGACCGCCTGCACGCCGTCCGGGCCTCCGACGCGCTCGGAGACGACCGCATGAACCTCGCCGTCGGCCCCCTGCGCGTCACCGTCGACGAACCCCTGAAGACGCTCACCCTGCGGTGCGAACCCGACCCGGCGGACCCCGAAGGGCTCTCCTTCGACCTCACCTGGACCGGCGACTTCCCCACCGTCTGGGAACCGCACCACACCCAGCGCCGCGGCGACCGGCTCACCCTGGAAGGACGCCGCTTCGTCCAGGCCGGCCACTGCACCGGCACCATCCGGGCCGGCGGCGAGGAGTTCGCCGTCACCGCGGGGGAGTGGACCGGGACCCGTGACCGCAGCTGGGGCGTACGGCCGATCCCCGGCGAAGAGCCCGGCCGCGCCGAGGAGTTCCGGCCGGAGGGCTTCCACTGGCTCTGGATCCCCATGCGCTTCGACGACCGCTTCGTCATGGTCGTCGCCCAGGAGGACGCCGACGGCTACCGCACCCTCAACGAGGCCGTGCTCGTACGGAACGGGCAGCGCGACACCCAACTCGGCTGGCCCCGCACCGACATCACCTACCGACCGGGCACCCGCCACCCGGAGCGGGCCGTCGTCCACCTCACCGACCCGGCCGGAAAGCCCCAGGACGTCGAGGTCGAGATCCTCGCCTCCTCCCCGCTCGCCGTCGGCGCCGGCTACCCGCCCGCGACCGACTGGCAGCACGGCACCTGGCAGGGCCGCGACTGGACCGACCGCAGGGTCTACGACCTCTCCGACCCGGCCGCCCACCCCATGGCCGCCTTCGGCGTCACCGACCACGCGGCCCGCTTCACCCTCGAAGGCCGCACCGGCTACGGCATCTTCGAGCACGGCTCCTTCGGCCGCCACGACCCGAGCGGCTTCGTCGACTACTCCTCCGTCGCCCAGTAG
- a CDS encoding phosphotransferase family protein produces MATAPRPRTTTRDPDELGRRLTDWLDSRLPGARVTGLAVPGSNGMSSETLLFDLDHPDAPVRGCALRLAADPAAYTIFPVYDMERQHRVMSLVGEHTDVPVPRVLWLETDPGPLGAPFFVMARAEGRVPPDVMPYTYEGNWLHSATDAQRARLEAESVSVLARLHDQFPAKEAEFLLPEGTGSPLRRHVDAQRAYYAWVVAGLARSPLIESAFDWLEAHWPADEGPAVLNWGDARIGNIVYEGFEPAAVLDWEMAALAPREVDLGWTVYLHRFFQDLTVSFGQAGLPGFLRRDAVERRYAALTGHTPRDMEFHTLYAALRHAIVMLRVAYRQAHFGEGRGPVNAENADSLILHHATLAAMVRGSYW; encoded by the coding sequence GTGGCCACGGCACCGCGACCCCGCACCACCACCCGCGACCCCGACGAGCTCGGCCGGCGCCTCACCGACTGGCTCGATTCCCGGCTTCCCGGCGCCCGGGTCACCGGGCTCGCCGTGCCCGGCTCCAACGGGATGTCCAGCGAGACTCTGCTCTTCGACCTGGACCACCCCGACGCCCCCGTGCGCGGCTGCGCCCTGCGGCTGGCCGCCGACCCCGCCGCGTACACGATCTTCCCCGTGTACGACATGGAGCGGCAGCACCGGGTGATGAGCCTGGTCGGGGAGCACACCGACGTCCCCGTGCCGCGCGTGCTGTGGCTGGAGACCGACCCCGGGCCGCTCGGCGCCCCGTTCTTCGTGATGGCCCGCGCCGAGGGCCGCGTCCCGCCGGACGTCATGCCCTATACGTACGAGGGGAACTGGCTTCACTCCGCCACCGACGCCCAACGCGCCCGCCTGGAGGCCGAGTCCGTCTCCGTCCTCGCCCGGCTGCACGACCAGTTCCCGGCCAAGGAGGCGGAGTTCCTGCTGCCCGAGGGCACGGGCAGCCCGCTGCGCCGCCATGTCGACGCCCAACGCGCCTACTACGCCTGGGTCGTGGCCGGTCTCGCCCGCTCGCCGCTCATCGAGTCCGCCTTCGACTGGCTGGAGGCGCACTGGCCCGCGGACGAGGGCCCCGCCGTCCTCAACTGGGGCGACGCCCGCATCGGGAACATCGTCTACGAGGGATTCGAGCCGGCGGCCGTGCTCGACTGGGAGATGGCCGCCCTCGCCCCGCGCGAGGTGGACCTCGGCTGGACCGTCTACCTGCACCGCTTCTTCCAGGATCTGACGGTGAGCTTCGGCCAGGCCGGTCTGCCCGGCTTCCTGCGCCGCGACGCGGTCGAGCGGCGCTACGCGGCGCTCACCGGCCACACGCCGCGCGACATGGAGTTCCACACCCTCTACGCGGCGCTGCGGCACGCGATCGTGATGCTCAGAGTCGCGTACCGCCAGGCGCACTTCGGAGAGGGGCGGGGGCCCGTGAACGCCGAGAACGCGGACAGCCTGATCCTGCACCACGCCACACTCGCGGCGATGGTGCGGGGAAGCTACTGGTAG
- a CDS encoding Lrp/AsnC family transcriptional regulator, which translates to MEELDRQIVELLVRDGRMSYTDLGKATGLSTSAVHQRVRRLEQRGVIRGYAAVVDPEAVGLPLTAFISVKPFDPSAPDDTPDRLADIPEIEACHSVAGDENYILKVRVATPLELEHLLSRIRSQAGVSSRTTVVLSTPYEARPPRV; encoded by the coding sequence ATGGAGGAGCTGGATCGTCAGATCGTCGAGTTGCTCGTCAGAGACGGGCGCATGAGCTACACCGACCTGGGCAAGGCCACCGGCCTGTCCACCTCGGCCGTGCATCAGCGCGTCCGCCGCCTGGAGCAGCGCGGGGTCATCCGCGGCTACGCCGCCGTCGTCGACCCGGAGGCCGTCGGTCTGCCGCTGACCGCCTTCATCTCGGTCAAACCCTTCGACCCCAGCGCCCCCGACGACACCCCGGACCGCCTCGCGGACATCCCGGAGATCGAGGCCTGCCACAGCGTCGCGGGCGATGAAAACTACATCCTCAAGGTGCGCGTCGCGACCCCTCTGGAGCTGGAGCACCTGCTCTCCCGTATCCGCTCCCAGGCGGGCGTCTCCAGCCGCACCACGGTCGTCCTGTCGACCCCGTACGAAGCCCGGCCGCCCCGCGTCTAG
- a CDS encoding amidohydrolase, giving the protein MTETLPDTEHRTVLLRGGDVHSPADPFATAMVVERGHVAWVGSEGAADAFASGVDEVVDLEGALVTPAFVDAHVHTTATGLALTGLDLSAAASLAEAAEKIRAHAAARPADRILIGHGWDASRWPERRAPRRDELDELTGGRPLYLTRIDVHSAVVTTALLDLVPGIRELTGFRDGEPLTGDAHHAVRRAAYAALSPEQRTEAQRATRRHAASLGIGTLHECGGPEISSEGDFTGLLDLARSEPGPRVVGYWADLDVERARALGAVGAAGDLFADGSLGSHTACLHDSYADTAAPHTGIAHLDAAAVAAHVVAATEAGLQAGFHAIGDAAISAVVEGVRAASEKLGLARIRAARHRVEHAEMLTPETIAAFAELGLTASVQPAFDAAWGGEDGMYAERLGAERARTLNPYAALLRAGVPLAFGSDSPVTPLDPWGTVRAAAFHRTPEHRISARAAFTAHTRGGWRAVGRDDAGTLVPGAPADYAIWRADELVVQAPDDRVARWSTDPRSGTPGLPDLTPGGELPVCLRTVVFGQTVFVRPNE; this is encoded by the coding sequence ATGACGGAGACCCTCCCAGACACCGAACACCGCACCGTGCTGCTGCGCGGTGGTGACGTCCACAGCCCCGCCGACCCCTTCGCCACCGCCATGGTGGTGGAGCGCGGGCATGTCGCCTGGGTGGGTTCGGAGGGCGCGGCCGACGCCTTCGCCTCCGGCGTGGACGAGGTGGTCGACCTCGAAGGTGCCCTGGTCACCCCCGCGTTCGTCGACGCGCATGTGCACACCACCGCCACCGGTCTCGCGCTGACCGGCCTCGACCTGTCCGCCGCCGCCTCGCTCGCCGAGGCGGCGGAGAAGATCCGCGCCCACGCGGCCGCCCGCCCCGCCGACCGGATCCTGATCGGTCACGGCTGGGACGCCTCGCGCTGGCCCGAGCGCCGGGCGCCGCGCCGCGACGAGCTGGACGAGCTCACCGGCGGCCGCCCCCTGTACCTCACCCGGATCGACGTCCACTCGGCCGTCGTCACCACCGCCCTGCTCGACCTCGTGCCGGGCATCCGTGAGCTCACCGGCTTCCGCGACGGCGAACCCCTGACCGGCGACGCCCACCACGCCGTCCGCCGCGCCGCCTACGCGGCCCTCTCGCCCGAGCAGCGCACCGAGGCCCAGCGCGCCACCCGCCGGCACGCCGCCTCGCTCGGCATCGGCACGCTGCACGAGTGCGGCGGACCCGAGATCTCCTCCGAGGGCGACTTCACCGGGCTCCTCGACCTCGCCCGCTCCGAGCCCGGCCCGCGTGTCGTCGGCTACTGGGCCGACCTCGACGTCGAGCGGGCCCGCGCGCTCGGCGCCGTCGGCGCGGCCGGCGACCTCTTCGCCGACGGCTCCCTCGGCTCGCACACCGCCTGCCTCCACGACTCGTACGCCGACACCGCCGCCCCCCACACCGGCATCGCCCACCTCGACGCCGCCGCGGTCGCGGCCCATGTCGTCGCCGCGACCGAGGCCGGCCTCCAGGCCGGCTTCCACGCCATCGGCGACGCCGCGATCAGCGCCGTGGTGGAGGGCGTACGGGCCGCCTCCGAGAAGCTCGGCCTCGCCCGGATCCGCGCCGCGCGCCACCGCGTCGAGCACGCCGAGATGCTCACGCCCGAGACCATCGCCGCCTTCGCCGAACTCGGCCTCACCGCCTCCGTCCAGCCCGCCTTCGACGCGGCCTGGGGCGGCGAGGACGGCATGTACGCCGAGCGCCTCGGGGCCGAGCGGGCCCGCACCCTCAACCCGTACGCCGCCCTGCTCCGCGCCGGTGTGCCACTGGCCTTCGGCTCGGACAGCCCGGTCACCCCGCTCGACCCGTGGGGCACCGTCCGCGCCGCCGCCTTCCACCGCACCCCCGAGCACCGGATCTCCGCCCGTGCCGCCTTCACCGCCCACACCCGGGGCGGCTGGCGGGCCGTAGGCCGCGACGACGCCGGCACGCTCGTGCCCGGCGCCCCCGCCGACTACGCGATCTGGCGCGCCGACGAGCTCGTGGTCCAGGCGCCCGACGACCGGGTGGCCCGCTGGTCGACCGATCCGCGGTCCGGTACGCCCGGTCTGCCCGATCTGACCCCTGGCGGTGAACTGCCGGTCTGCCTGCGCACGGTGGTCTTCGGACAAACGGTTTTCGTCCGGCCGAACGAGTGA
- a CDS encoding polyprenol monophosphomannose synthase, whose translation MNDGGQRRYGPLGRALVIIPTYNEAENIKPIVSRVRAAVPEAHILVADDNSPDGTGKFADELAVEDDHVHVLHRKGKEGLGAAYLAGFRWGIEHGYGVLVEMDADGSHQPEELPRLLTALKGADLVLGSRWVPGGRIVNWPKSREFISRGGSLYSRVMLDVPIRDVTGGYRAFRKETLEGLGLDDVASAGYCFQVDLARRAVAAGFHVVEVPITFVEREIGDSKMSRDILVEALWRVTGWGLTARANKVGKLLGRKSAR comes from the coding sequence GTGAACGACGGTGGCCAGAGGCGTTACGGCCCGCTCGGCAGAGCCTTGGTGATCATTCCGACCTACAACGAGGCGGAGAACATCAAGCCGATCGTCTCGCGCGTACGGGCGGCCGTACCGGAGGCGCACATCCTCGTCGCCGACGACAACAGCCCCGACGGCACGGGCAAGTTCGCCGACGAGCTCGCCGTCGAGGACGACCACGTCCACGTCCTGCACCGCAAGGGCAAGGAAGGCCTCGGCGCCGCCTACCTCGCGGGCTTCCGCTGGGGCATCGAGCACGGCTACGGCGTCCTCGTCGAGATGGACGCCGACGGCTCCCACCAGCCCGAGGAACTGCCCCGGCTGCTGACCGCGCTCAAGGGCGCCGACCTGGTGCTCGGCTCCCGCTGGGTGCCCGGCGGCCGGATCGTGAACTGGCCCAAGTCCCGCGAGTTCATCTCCCGGGGCGGCAGCCTGTACTCGCGCGTCATGCTCGACGTCCCGATCCGCGATGTCACCGGCGGCTACCGGGCCTTCCGCAAGGAGACCCTGGAGGGCCTCGGCCTGGACGACGTGGCCTCGGCCGGCTACTGCTTCCAGGTCGACCTCGCCCGGCGCGCGGTCGCGGCCGGCTTCCATGTCGTCGAGGTCCCGATCACGTTCGTGGAGCGCGAGATCGGCGACTCCAAGATGAGCCGGGACATCCTGGTCGAGGCCCTGTGGCGGGTCACCGGCTGGGGTCTGACGGCCCGTGCGAACAAGGTCGGCAAGCTGCTCGGCCGCAAGTCCGCGCGCTGA
- the fxsA gene encoding FxsA family membrane protein: MTTGTPPPHAPKRSRARTFLPLALAAWLVLEIWLLTVVAGAAGGLTVFGLLVGGAVLGAVVIKRAGRRAFKNLGETFQQAQAAAQSGVAPPAAERNGAEDRNGFLMLGGLLLMLPGLISDVAGLLLLLRPVRSFLGRYAEKVAERRMTAAPPGSLQDAFQQARMRRPDGKVVQGEVIREDAPQGPPRSQEQRPPLTP; the protein is encoded by the coding sequence ATGACGACCGGCACACCGCCTCCTCACGCCCCGAAGCGCTCCCGCGCGCGTACGTTCCTCCCGCTGGCCCTCGCCGCCTGGCTGGTCCTCGAGATCTGGCTGCTCACGGTGGTGGCGGGCGCGGCCGGCGGGCTGACGGTCTTCGGTCTGCTGGTCGGCGGCGCCGTGCTCGGCGCCGTGGTGATCAAGCGAGCCGGACGCCGTGCCTTCAAGAACCTCGGCGAGACCTTCCAGCAGGCGCAGGCGGCCGCGCAGTCCGGCGTCGCGCCGCCGGCCGCGGAACGCAACGGCGCGGAGGACCGCAACGGCTTCCTGATGCTCGGCGGTCTGCTGCTGATGCTCCCCGGCCTGATCTCCGACGTGGCCGGTCTGCTGCTGCTTCTCCGGCCCGTCCGCTCGTTCCTCGGGCGGTACGCGGAGAAGGTCGCGGAGCGCCGGATGACGGCCGCCCCTCCCGGCAGCCTCCAGGACGCCTTCCAGCAAGCTCGTATGCGCCGGCCCGACGGCAAGGTCGTGCAGGGTGAGGTCATCCGCGAGGACGCGCCCCAGGGGCCGCCGCGCTCCCAGGAGCAGCGCCCGCCCCTGACACCGTAA
- a CDS encoding RNA polymerase-binding protein RbpA codes for MSERALRGTRLVVTSYETDRGIDLAPRQAVEYACEKGHRFEMPFSVEAEIPPEWECKVCGSQALLVDGDGPEEKKGKPARTHWDMLMERRTREELEEVLAERLAVLRSGAMNIAVHPRDSRKSA; via the coding sequence ATGAGTGAGCGAGCTCTTCGCGGCACGCGCCTCGTGGTGACCAGCTACGAGACCGACCGCGGCATCGATCTGGCCCCGCGCCAGGCCGTGGAGTACGCATGCGAGAAGGGCCATCGTTTTGAGATGCCCTTCTCGGTGGAAGCGGAAATTCCGCCGGAGTGGGAGTGCAAGGTCTGCGGAAGCCAGGCACTCCTGGTGGACGGGGACGGCCCCGAAGAGAAGAAGGGCAAGCCTGCGCGTACGCACTGGGACATGCTCATGGAGCGGCGTACCCGCGAAGAGCTTGAGGAGGTCCTGGCCGAGAGGCTGGCGGTCCTTCGGTCCGGCGCCATGAACATCGCCGTACATCCGCGAGACAGCCGCAAGTCCGCCTGA
- a CDS encoding MFS transporter — MTADTTEPAEHTADPADRRREQRGWYFYDFACSVYSTSVLTVFLGPYLTSVAKAAADAEGFVHPLGIPVRAGSLFAYAVSASIVVAVLVMPLVGAAADRTGRKKPLLAVCAYIGAAATAGMFFLSGDRYLLGAFLLIVANASLAVSMVLYNAYLPQIAEPDERDAVSSRGWAFGYTSGALVLVLNLILYSGHDSFGLSEGAAVRICLASAGLWWGAFTLVPLRRLRDRRVAPHGEGAVGGGWRQLMATLRDMRRHPLTLSFLLAYLIYNDGVQTVISQASIYGSEELGLDQTTLITAVLLVQVLAVAGALGMGRLARSYGAKRTILGSLAIWTLILAAGYFLPAGAPVAFFCLAGAIGLVLGGSQALSRSLFSHLVPRGKEAEYFSAYEMSDRGLSWLGPLVFGLAYQLTGSYRDAIISLVIFFAVGFTLLARVPIRRAVVAAGNPVPERI; from the coding sequence GTGACCGCTGACACCACCGAGCCGGCGGAGCACACCGCCGATCCCGCCGACCGCAGACGCGAGCAGCGCGGCTGGTACTTCTACGACTTCGCCTGCTCGGTGTACTCGACGAGCGTCCTCACCGTGTTCCTCGGGCCCTATCTGACCTCGGTCGCCAAGGCGGCGGCGGACGCGGAGGGGTTCGTCCATCCCCTGGGCATCCCGGTGCGGGCGGGCTCGCTCTTCGCGTACGCCGTCTCGGCCTCGATCGTGGTGGCGGTCCTGGTGATGCCACTGGTGGGCGCGGCCGCGGACCGTACGGGACGCAAGAAGCCGCTGCTCGCCGTCTGCGCGTACATCGGCGCGGCGGCCACGGCGGGGATGTTCTTCCTGAGCGGCGACCGCTATCTCCTCGGCGCGTTCCTGCTCATCGTGGCGAACGCCTCACTGGCGGTCTCGATGGTGCTCTACAACGCCTATCTGCCGCAGATCGCCGAGCCGGACGAGCGGGACGCGGTCTCCTCGCGCGGCTGGGCCTTCGGTTACACGTCAGGCGCCCTGGTCCTGGTCCTGAACCTGATCCTGTACTCGGGGCACGACTCCTTCGGGCTGTCCGAGGGCGCGGCGGTGCGGATCTGTCTGGCCTCGGCCGGACTGTGGTGGGGCGCCTTCACCCTCGTACCGCTGCGCCGGCTGCGGGACCGCCGGGTGGCCCCGCACGGCGAAGGCGCCGTCGGCGGTGGCTGGCGGCAGCTGATGGCGACGCTGCGGGACATGCGCCGCCATCCGCTGACGCTGTCGTTCCTGCTCGCGTACCTGATCTACAACGACGGCGTGCAGACGGTGATCTCCCAGGCGTCGATCTACGGCTCGGAGGAGCTGGGGCTCGACCAGACGACGCTGATCACGGCGGTGCTGCTGGTCCAGGTGCTCGCGGTCGCGGGCGCGCTCGGCATGGGGCGGCTGGCACGTTCCTACGGCGCCAAGCGCACGATCCTGGGGTCGCTGGCGATCTGGACGCTGATCCTGGCGGCCGGGTACTTCCTGCCGGCCGGCGCGCCGGTGGCCTTCTTCTGCCTGGCGGGGGCGATCGGTCTCGTCCTGGGCGGAAGCCAGGCGCTGTCGCGCTCGCTCTTCTCACACCTGGTGCCGCGCGGCAAGGAGGCGGAGTACTTCTCGGCCTACGAGATGAGCGACCGCGGTCTGAGCTGGCTGGGGCCACTGGTGTTCGGTCTCGCGTATCAGCTGACCGGCAGCTATCGAGATGCCATCATCTCTCTGGTGATCTTCTTCGCGGTCGGTTTCACGCTGCTCGCGCGGGTCCCGATACGGCGCGCCGTGGTCGCCGCGGGCAACCCGGTTCCGGAGCGGATTTAG
- a CDS encoding glycerophosphodiester phosphodiesterase family protein, with translation MTRVRHPYLDHPSPIPFAHRGGAADGLENTATAFRRAAAAGYRYFETDVHTTADGALVAFHDSTLDRVTDTTGRIRDLPWDAVREARVAGKEPLPLFEELLEEFPEARWNVDLKAESSLAPLVDLIRRTGAWDRVCVGSFTEGRVARAQRLAGARLATSYGVKGVLGLRLRSLGIPAALRAGAVAAQVPQSQGGIPVVDRRFVREAHARGLQVHVWTVNDPERMNSLLDLGVDGIMTDHLETLRTVLTERGEWA, from the coding sequence GTGACTCGCGTACGCCACCCCTATCTCGACCACCCGTCCCCCATCCCGTTCGCCCACCGCGGCGGCGCGGCGGACGGCCTGGAGAACACCGCGACCGCCTTCCGGCGGGCCGCGGCGGCCGGTTACCGCTATTTCGAGACCGATGTGCACACCACCGCGGACGGTGCGCTGGTCGCCTTCCACGACTCGACGCTCGACCGGGTCACGGACACGACCGGCCGCATCCGCGATCTTCCGTGGGACGCCGTCCGCGAGGCGCGGGTGGCGGGCAAGGAGCCGCTGCCGCTCTTCGAGGAGCTCCTGGAGGAGTTCCCCGAGGCCCGCTGGAACGTGGACCTCAAGGCGGAGTCGTCGCTGGCCCCGCTGGTCGACCTGATCCGCAGGACCGGAGCGTGGGACCGGGTCTGCGTGGGCTCCTTCACCGAGGGCCGGGTGGCCCGGGCGCAGCGCCTGGCGGGTGCGCGGCTGGCCACCTCGTACGGCGTGAAGGGCGTCCTCGGCCTGCGGCTGCGCTCGCTCGGCATCCCGGCGGCGCTGCGCGCGGGCGCGGTCGCCGCACAGGTCCCGCAGAGCCAGGGCGGCATCCCGGTGGTCGACCGCCGCTTCGTCCGCGAGGCGCATGCCCGGGGGCTCCAGGTGCATGTGTGGACCGTCAACGATCCGGAGCGGATGAACTCTCTCCTCGACCTGGGGGTGGATGGCATCATGACCGATCATCTGGAGACGCTGCGCACAGTGCTGACCGAACGGGGCGAGTGGGCCTGA